Proteins encoded together in one Impatiens glandulifera chromosome 1, dImpGla2.1, whole genome shotgun sequence window:
- the LOC124922646 gene encoding probable glucan endo-1,3-beta-glucosidase A6, whose protein sequence is MKVKQVKLYDSNPAILGALRGSDIEVTVMVPNQLLVSISTNQAIADEWVRSQVLPFYPKTKIRYVLVGNEILSIPDRNIQLSLVPSMYRIQKSLAKFGLLRKVRVTTSLAMDVLQASYPPSNGTFRADISTQIIKPMLQFLKYTKSSLFLDVYPYFAWASNPVDIKLDYALLSSANSIRVKDPGTGLTYTNLLDQMIDAVYFAMKRMGYPHVGIFIAETGWPNGGDIGQTGGANINNAAIYNRNVIKKFTAIPAIGTPAKPGVVIQALLFALYNENMKTGMGSERHFGVLYPNGSSIYRLDFSGKTREAEY, encoded by the coding sequence ATGAAGGTGAAGCAAGTCAAACTGTATGATTCTAACCCGGCCATTCTCGGCGCCCTGAGAGGATCCGACATCGAGGTTACGGTCATGGTCCCGAACCAGCTCCTTGTGAGCATCTCCACCAATCAAGCTATCGCAGACGAATGGGTACGGTCCCAAGTCTTACCCTTTTACCCAAAAACAAAGATCCGATACGTTCTCGTCGGAAACGAAATCCTTTCTATCCCCGACCGTAACATCCAGCTCAGCCTCGTCCCGTCGATGTACCGGATTCAGAAATCGCTTGCGAAATTCGGCCTCCTCCGTAAGGTCAGAGTCACTACCTCATTGGCCATGGACGTGCTTCAAGCTTCTTACCCGCCTTCCAATGGAACCTTCCGTGCCGACATCTCCACTCAAATCATTAAACCTATGCTTCAGTTTCTCAAGTACACGAAATCGTCCCTCTTCTTGGATGTATACCCGTATTTCGCTTGGGCATCCAACCCGGTCGACATCAAGCTTGATTACGCCCTGTTATCCTCCGCCAATAGCATAAGGGTTAAGGATCCGGGTACGGGGTTAACCTACACCAATCTGCTGGATCAAATGATAGACGCGGTCTACTTTGCCATGAAAAGAATGGGCTACCCGCATGTTGGGATCTTTATAGCGGAAACCGGTTGGCCAAATGGAGGAGATATTGGCCAAACAGGAGGAGCTAATATTAACAATGCCGCAATTTATAACCGGAATGTAATAAAGAAATTCACGGCCATACCGGCCATCGGAACGCCGGCGAAGCCGGGTGTAGTCATTCAGGCACTACTTTTTGCCCTGTACAACGAGAACATGAAAACGGGTATGGGATCGGAGAGGCATTTCGGAGTGTTGTATCCGAACGGGTCAAGTATTTACCGACTGGATTTTTCTGGTAAGACGAGGGAGGCAGAGTACTAG
- the LOC124922630 gene encoding probable glucan endo-1,3-beta-glucosidase A6, with amino-acid sequence MKVKQVKLYDSNPAILGALRGSDIEVTVMVPNQLLVSISTNQAIADEWVRSQVLPFYPKTKIRYVLVGNEILSIPDRNIQLSLVPSMYRIQKSLAKFGLLRKVRVTTSLAMDVLQASYHPSNGTFRADISTQIIKPMLQFLKYTKSSLFLDVYPYFAWASNPVDIKLDYTLLSSANNIRGFFPTPGTGLTYTNLLDQMIDAVYFAMKRMGYPHVGIFIAETGWPNGGDIGQTGGANINNAAIYNRNVIKKFTAIPAIGTPAKPGVVIQALLFALYNENMKTGMGSERHFGVLYPNGSSIYRLDFSGKTREAEY; translated from the exons ATGAAGGTGAAGCAAGTCAAACTGTATGATTCTAACCCGGCCATTCTCGGCGCCCTGAGAGGATCCGACATCGAGGTTACGGTCATGGTCCCGAACCAGCTCCTTGTGAGCATCTCCACCAATCAAGCTATCGCAGACGAATGGGTACGGTCCCAAGTCTTACCCTTTTACCCAAAAACAAAGATCCGATACGTTCTCGTCGGAAACGAAATCCTTTCTATCCCCGACCGTAACATCCAGCTCAGCCTCGTCCCGTCGATGTACCGGATTCAGAAATCGCTTGCGAAATTCGGCCTCCTCCGTAAGGTCAGAGTCACTACCTCATTGGCCATGGACGTGCTTCAAGCTTCTTACCACCCTTCCAATGGAACCTTCCGTGCCGACATCTCCACTCAAATCATTAAACCTATGCTTCAGTTTCTCAAGTACACGAAATCCTCCCTCTTCTTGGATGTATACCCGTATTTCGCTTGGGCATCCAACCCGGTCGACATCAAGCTTGATTACACCCTGTTATCCTCCGCCAATAACATAAGG ggttttttcCCAACACCGGGTACGGGGTTAACCTACACCAATCTGCTGGATCAAATGATAGACGCGGTCTACTTTGCCATGAAAAGAATGGGCTACCCGCATGTTGGGATCTTTATAGCGGAAACCGGTTGGCCAAATGGAGGAGATATTGGCCAAACAGGAGGAGCTAATATTAACAATGCCGCAATTTATAACCGGAATGTAATAAAGAAATTCACGGCCATACCGGCCATCGGAACGCCGGCGAAGCCGGGTGTAGTCATTCAGGCACTACTTTTTGCCCTGTACAACGAGAACATGAAAACGGGTATGGGATCGGAGAGGCATTTCGGAGTGTTGTATCCGAACGGGTCAAGTATTTACCGACTGGATTTTTCTGGTAAGACGAGGGAGGCAGAGTACTAG